Genomic DNA from Rubinisphaera margarita:
GAGTGGAGTCGACCCACCGGAAGTATTCCGGCACCTGCTTGCCGGCTTCTTTCATGTCGTAGCCGACTTTGTAGTAGGTCAGCAGAGCAAAGGTGATGACGACCGGGATCATGAAAATGACCACGCCCTGCAGCAGCCCCAGATACTTTCCGACAATGAACTGCCGCCGAGTGATCGGCTTGCTCAGCAACGTCATCGCGGTTTTTCCTTCGATCTCGTCCGCGATGCTGATACTCGACGTCCAGATCGCCAGCAGCAGGCTACAAATGAGCACCGTCGCCAGCCCGCAGTCGAGGAACATCTTCGTGTCGTCCCCCATCGAGAAGAAGGGGATCCAGGTGTTGAGCAGCATCACCACGATGGCGACCAGCAGCAGCGAGAAGAACATCGGCTGCCGGACCGACTCTTTCGACGTCGCCCGGGCGATCACGCCGAATTTGGTGAAGCGGTTCAGCCCGAACAGCACGATCAGCCCGATCAACGCCACCAGGGCCGTCCAGCCGTATCCGGCCAGCGGATTGGTCGGCATGGTCGGGTCCAGTTCGGGAACATCCTGAGCCAGCAGTGACAGTTTGGCGATAGCTTCGATCACGGAACACTCGATTGCAGAAAGAGTTCGGACAAATCGGAATGACAGGAGAGAGGGGCGCAGCGTCGCTGTACCGGCTTCTCCGGGGAACATCAGATAATCCCCGTACGTCAAAAAGGTCGCAAGCGTTGGTCGCGGATTTTTTTGGCAATCAAAAAGATTCCCCGCCCCCCTCCGCACGACCCGCAGCCTCCGCCACCCCCGCTCCCGCCCCGATTGTAGAATTGACAATGGCCCCGAAGATCATTTTTTGTCGAGAAAACAGGCCCCAAACCCGCGAACCGAGCCGCCAGAGGCCCTGTCTGTCGAGGGACGCCAGAAACGATTGCAGGACTGGCGCCGTTCGATACAATGCAGACCGGTTGAAAACCACACGGGGTGTAGCTCAGCTTGGTAGAGCGCTACGTTCGGGACGTAGAGGTCGCAAGTTCAACTCTTGTCACCCCGACTCAAAAAGCCCGCCGACGGAGAACGTCGGCGGGCTTTTTGTTTGCGCGAATCACAGAGCGACAGCGGCGACAATGCAAAGGCTTGTGGCTCAACGACAAGAATGCCGTCATCGGGCTGTCGAAGATGAACCCGTTGCAATGGGGTTCAGCGGTCAAGAAGAGCTTGTGCAAAGAGGCCTGCCGCCGGGTGCCACTGGCGTCTCGCCAGTGCTGAATGTGGACGCCCGATAATTTGAATCTGTTGTCCGGCTGCACGGAGAAGCCCCCCTGTGCGAGTCAGGTCGACCGAAGCGAGAGCACTGGCGGAACGCCAGTGGCACCCGGCGCCCGCTTTCAATGCGGAGACGCAAGATCGCCGAAGCCGAGACGGACCGCGCGCAACTGGCTAATGCCTCCAATCTCCCGGCCGCGACGAGTGATTGTTCATGTGAATGCGTCCGGCTTCGCGGCTCCCGTGCTTCTTTTTGTTATCCGACGATGCTATGTGTCATCGTCGGTCTGCTCTTGTGGCCATCGGTGATGAATGTAACCAACCAATTCGTCGTTGTCATTGTACAGTTCGAAACGGTGCCGCATGTCAGCAGCGGTCAACGCAGCAGAGACGCGTCCGGCATCCTTGAGCATCTTCTCAACTGTGCTCGCGTCTGCATCGAATCGCGGATGACCGAGGTCTCCCCCGTATTCTTGAAACGCGAAGTGTTCGCAGTCCTGTAATCGGATCGAGTATCGTCCGACGTAGACCGAGAAGCCAGCGGTCTCCA
This window encodes:
- a CDS encoding ABC transporter permease subunit yields the protein MIEAIAKLSLLAQDVPELDPTMPTNPLAGYGWTALVALIGLIVLFGLNRFTKFGVIARATSKESVRQPMFFSLLLVAIVVMLLNTWIPFFSMGDDTKMFLDCGLATVLICSLLLAIWTSSISIADEIEGKTAMTLLSKPITRRQFIVGKYLGLLQGVVIFMIPVVITFALLTYYKVGYDMKEAGKQVPEYFRWVDSTLFGSEIQYAWFQPERIAPIIQVLPGILLIFFEVAVMAAISVVISTRLPMVVNLSVMFAIFVIGHLTPVLVQSSETRQELEFVSFVARLFATVLPNLDAFNMSASIATGTLVPPDYLGFAALYGLAYCAGAILLAFILFEDRDLA